The Methanobacterium formicicum DNA window AATAGGTTTGGAAAAAAATTTGCCTATAAAAAAAACTTAAATTCCCACAAAAAACTTTTATAGGGAATTGATTTACGGGGAAATCATTATTGAGTTTTTTAAAAATCTTTATTGAGTATTTTCCTGTCTAAAACTTCTGTTAAAACTAAATAATCAGGGGCAATCCAGTTTTTCCACAAAAGGTTTGATATCCAGGACAGGGGAACCATCCAGGGCATCCAGCCACTTGACCCTTAAAATGTTACCTTGTATTTGGACCAGTTTAACCAGGCACAAACCCATTGGATTAGGCCTTACCGGGGCTCGGGTAGAAAAAACACCCCTTTTCTCTGTTCTACCATGGGGAACCACTTTAAGAGATACTGAATCAGCACGGTCCATCCAGTAGATCACGTGCAGGTTCTGACCGCTTTCAATTCCTTCCAGTGCCTCGGCATACTCTGGAAAAACAGTAATGGTGCTCACCTCATCAGAAAAACGGCCCTGATGGGGAGACCCTTTTTTA harbors:
- the tsaA gene encoding tRNA (N6-threonylcarbamoyladenosine(37)-N6)-methyltransferase TrmO, which produces KKGSPHQGRFSDEVSTITVFPEYAEALEGIESGQNLHVIYWMDRADSVSLKVVPHGRTEKRGVFSTRAPVRPNPMGLCLVKLVQIQGNILRVKWLDALDGSPVLDIKPFVEKLDCP